Genomic segment of Rattus norvegicus strain BN/NHsdMcwi chromosome 7, GRCr8, whole genome shotgun sequence:
GCAGCCAGCCATGTGGGTTTCGGGAgctccagatcctctgcaagagcatcaagtgctcttaaccattgagccagcCCTCTATCCCTGACTGATATACTCCGTCTTGACTCTTGCTCATGACTTATTACCCATTAGCCTTCTTTCTTCCAAATTCTCATGCCTTTCTGGGTAAAGCAACCCTCCTTTTTACCTGGCAGCTCTTACACTCTCTCAGGTGCTCAGCCTTAACATTTCTTCCAATTTGGCTTGTTAGTTTGATTCTCCCTCGGTGCACTCTAGAGTCTTTTATCTCACAAGCCTCACGCACTTGGCAAAAACCTGCTGATGCTTCTCTCCCCGCTAAGGTTAGAGCTCACTAGGGCTGGATCTTGCGTTTCATTTGCTCCCACGATCAGGTCTTGCCCTGAACTCATCAGGTAGTCAGGAAAGTAACAgcacttctgattctcctgcctccacctcccaagggcaGGGATTACAGGGAATGCCACCACTACCAGgttttcccctctttccctcaaTCTGTTGACGGCTACATAGCAGATAGCAGCAAAGAAACACAGCTAAGAGCCCAGACATGGAAATTAGATTCCCTGGGCTCGAAACCTGTCCCCCACCATTTTAACACTTTTTATCTTTTCCTTGTTGAATCTCGGGTAACTTCTGGAACACCAACTCGAAGGCGCTGCCCCAAATCCTGCGAAGCACTCGGAGTCTTCTTTCCCAGCTCACCTAATGCGGACTTAGGTACTTTTCCCTTCGCTGAGTTCCGTAGTTTCACGGCCTGTTTGGCCTTGGCTCTCGCCCTCCGGGTCTGCTTCACCGGAGTCCCGCTCGCCTTGGCCTGGCCGGGTACGGCACGAGGAGCTGTAGGGAAAGGCAACGAAGGACCGAGTTGGAGGACGCGCTTTCCCTTTCCACCCGCCCAGTCGGCCCTCCTTCACAGCGCGACCACGCAGGATAAGCCCTCCTTACCCTCGGACGCCTCTAAAAGCTCCAAGCCGCGCCGTAACAACGCCGCCGACATGCTGCCAAGCCCCGCCCACACGCTGCGAGTTACTTCCGCCCTGGCGGTGTTCGCTCCTCGGCAGAAACTGGAGCCGGAACCCAGGGTTCCGCAGCGAGCGGAAGTACCACGTTAGAACGCAGGCTCAATGGCTTTCCTCTAGTCCTAGAGGAGCCGGGAACTAGGAGCGTGTCCGAGGCGCAGAAGCCACAGTTGTTCAATTTCTCAGTAACAGGTCTCTTGTGACCCAGGCTGTGTGGACAGACTCGACTTCTAGCCTCATTGGTCAATTCTGTCCAGGGGCTAAGTGTTGAATAGTCTGAGTTCC
This window contains:
- the Rps19bp1 gene encoding active regulator of SIRT1 isoform X2; protein product: MSAALLRRGLELLEASEAPRAVPGQAKASGTPVKQTRRARAKAKQAVKLRNSAKGKVPKSALGAVFLSQPLQYWHHS